The proteins below are encoded in one region of Reichenbachiella sp. 5M10:
- a CDS encoding GH3 auxin-responsive promoter family protein: MKKRIHQIELFQKYPLDVQEEIRCRLIQTAKKTEFGKKYDFANIQNIEQYRNNVPVHNYEKLYPYIERRMKGEEKLLWPTDVKWFAKSSGTTNARSKFIPVSAEALDECHFKGGKDLISIYANNYPDTKMFSGKGLALGGSHQINELDPKANSYYGDVSAVIMKNLPMWAQIIRTPSLEIALMDNWEEKIEKLAETTIDENVTSISGVPTWTILLLQRLMEMKGAKDITEIWPNLEVFFHGAVSFTPYRNLFKQLIPSQGMRYVETYNASEGFFGIQDQKDSEELLLMLDYGIYYEFIPYGEIHNENPKAIGLEDVELGQIYALLITTNAGLWRYSIGDTIKFTSLSPYRIKIAGRTKHFINAFGEELVVENAETAISEACEKTGAMIDNFTAAPMYFTDKSEGSHEWVIEFNKKPESLERFTTILDETLRQVNSDYDAKRYKDLALKMPVVHIAEPGSFYQWMKKRGKLGGQNKVPRLANNREYIDDLLAMLKAQD, translated from the coding sequence ATGAAGAAGCGCATACACCAAATTGAGCTTTTTCAGAAATATCCCCTTGACGTGCAAGAAGAAATTCGGTGCAGGCTAATTCAAACAGCAAAGAAAACAGAATTTGGCAAAAAGTATGATTTTGCCAACATCCAGAACATCGAACAATACCGGAACAACGTCCCTGTACACAACTACGAAAAACTCTACCCTTACATCGAGCGAAGAATGAAAGGAGAAGAGAAGCTGCTTTGGCCGACGGATGTCAAATGGTTTGCCAAGTCGTCTGGAACAACCAATGCCCGCAGTAAATTCATTCCTGTTTCTGCCGAAGCACTCGATGAGTGCCACTTTAAAGGTGGTAAAGACTTGATCTCTATCTACGCCAACAACTACCCAGACACCAAAATGTTTTCTGGGAAAGGACTAGCGCTCGGAGGAAGCCATCAAATCAACGAACTCGACCCAAAAGCCAACTCCTACTATGGAGATGTCTCAGCAGTCATTATGAAAAACCTCCCGATGTGGGCCCAGATCATTCGTACTCCTTCGTTAGAGATTGCTCTGATGGACAACTGGGAAGAGAAAATCGAGAAACTCGCAGAAACAACCATAGACGAAAACGTAACAAGCATCTCAGGCGTACCTACTTGGACCATCCTGCTACTGCAACGCCTAATGGAAATGAAAGGTGCCAAGGACATCACTGAGATCTGGCCGAACCTAGAGGTGTTCTTTCATGGAGCAGTATCGTTTACCCCTTATCGTAACCTCTTCAAACAACTCATCCCCTCTCAGGGCATGCGCTATGTCGAAACATACAATGCATCAGAGGGTTTTTTCGGTATACAAGACCAAAAAGATTCGGAAGAACTCCTACTCATGCTCGACTATGGGATATACTACGAGTTTATCCCCTATGGGGAAATACACAACGAAAACCCAAAAGCCATAGGGCTCGAAGATGTAGAGCTAGGACAAATCTACGCACTCTTGATCACCACCAATGCGGGACTTTGGAGATACAGCATAGGGGACACGATCAAATTCACTTCACTGTCTCCCTACCGCATCAAAATCGCCGGACGAACCAAGCATTTCATCAATGCCTTTGGAGAAGAGCTTGTCGTAGAAAATGCCGAAACGGCTATATCAGAGGCTTGTGAAAAAACAGGTGCTATGATTGACAACTTCACCGCTGCTCCGATGTACTTCACTGACAAAAGCGAAGGCAGCCACGAATGGGTGATTGAATTCAATAAAAAACCAGAGAGTCTCGAGCGCTTCACTACGATACTAGATGAGACACTACGACAAGTCAACTCCGACTATGACGCCAAGCGCTACAAAGATCTTGCCTTGAAAATGCCCGTCGTGCATATCGCA
- the lptB gene encoding LPS export ABC transporter ATP-binding protein produces MQLRAENLIKKYKKRTVVKGISVTVNQGEIVGLLGPNGAGKTTSFYMITGLVKPNEGHIYLDDEDITELPMYKRAKKGVGYLAQEASIFRKLSVEENILSVLEMRNISKAEQKEKVEYLLEEFSLTHVRKNLGGVLSGGERRRTEIARALAIDPHFVLLDEPFAGVDPIAVEEIQSIVAQLKNKNIGILITDHNVNETLSITDRAYLMFEGSLLKSGTAEDLAADEQVRRVYLGRHFELKRKI; encoded by the coding sequence ATGCAATTAAGGGCAGAGAATCTGATCAAAAAATACAAGAAACGCACAGTCGTCAAGGGAATCTCCGTGACTGTAAATCAAGGTGAAATCGTAGGGTTGCTTGGCCCGAATGGGGCTGGAAAAACCACGTCCTTTTATATGATCACAGGGTTGGTCAAGCCCAACGAAGGCCATATCTATTTGGACGATGAGGATATCACCGAACTCCCTATGTATAAACGCGCAAAAAAAGGAGTGGGCTACCTCGCACAAGAAGCTTCCATTTTTCGCAAACTCAGTGTAGAAGAAAACATTCTCTCCGTACTAGAGATGAGAAACATTTCCAAAGCTGAACAAAAAGAAAAGGTAGAGTATCTACTAGAAGAGTTTAGCCTAACTCACGTCCGCAAAAACCTCGGAGGAGTATTGTCTGGAGGGGAACGTAGAAGAACTGAGATCGCTCGAGCTCTGGCCATCGATCCACACTTTGTCCTATTGGATGAGCCTTTTGCTGGGGTCGACCCCATCGCAGTGGAAGAGATTCAGAGTATCGTCGCTCAACTCAAAAACAAAAACATCGGCATACTCATCACGGACCACAACGTAAATGAAACACTATCGATCACCGATAGGGCCTATCTGATGTTTGAAGGCAGTCTACTCAAGTCTGGTACTGCGGAAGATCTCGCAGCTGACGAACAAGTCCGCCGGGTCTATTTGGGTCGACATTTCGAACTGAAGCGAAAAATCTAA
- the recJ gene encoding single-stranded-DNA-specific exonuclease RecJ, with the protein MNKQWVIQETPDPSLVTTLQESLHIGQHLAGLLVQRGISNYDEAKAFFRPELTDSHDPFDMKNMSIAVERLTQAIFNNEKILIYGDYDVDGTTSVALVYSFLKTFSSNLFTYIPDRYTEGYGVSMKAMDWAIEHRMDLIITLDCGIRAVQTISHAAANHIDTIICDHHLPGPVLPPAVAILDPKQPDCDYPYEELSGCGIGYKLMEAFSIQNGIDENQLLQFLDLVAVSIASDIVPITGENRTLAFFGLKKLNSHPVPGLSALITKAGLKTPLTISNVVFGIGPRINAAGRISHADAALDLLTQNSLEAAKVFAEKLNLENEERKSYDESITKEALDLIAKGDPNNNTTVLFKKDWHKGIIGIVASRCIEHYYRPTIILTESNNLITGSARSIEGFNVYAAIEACSEHLEQFGGHKYAAGLTMKKSQLKKFKETFEQKVSEVIKPEDKIEKVLIDMELSLDEISPKFNSILKQMGPFGPGNMQPVFVSRGVTLHTAPRVLKEKHLKLAIKQNGSMVFDAIGFGMSSYEELVSAPFDIIYTIEENHFRGETTLQLMIKDLRVCEKTNLN; encoded by the coding sequence ATGAACAAACAATGGGTCATTCAAGAGACTCCCGATCCGTCTCTTGTCACTACGCTACAAGAATCTCTGCATATTGGTCAGCACCTTGCTGGTCTATTGGTACAACGAGGGATTTCAAACTATGATGAAGCCAAAGCATTCTTTCGGCCTGAACTAACAGATAGTCATGATCCCTTTGATATGAAGAATATGTCTATCGCTGTAGAGCGTCTGACCCAGGCCATCTTCAACAATGAAAAAATCCTCATCTACGGCGACTATGATGTCGATGGGACGACATCCGTCGCTCTCGTCTATAGTTTTTTGAAAACATTCAGTTCAAACCTTTTCACCTATATACCCGACCGGTACACCGAAGGCTACGGCGTCTCTATGAAGGCCATGGACTGGGCTATCGAACATCGAATGGACCTAATCATCACCTTGGATTGTGGAATACGTGCTGTCCAAACCATCAGTCATGCTGCAGCCAATCATATCGATACAATCATCTGTGATCATCACTTGCCTGGCCCTGTACTCCCTCCAGCAGTCGCTATCTTAGACCCCAAACAACCTGACTGTGATTATCCTTATGAAGAACTGTCTGGGTGTGGGATTGGTTATAAGCTAATGGAGGCCTTTAGTATTCAAAATGGGATTGATGAAAATCAACTGTTACAATTTTTGGATCTAGTGGCTGTAAGTATCGCATCAGACATCGTCCCTATCACTGGGGAAAACCGAACCTTGGCTTTCTTTGGTTTGAAAAAATTAAATTCCCACCCTGTCCCTGGACTCAGCGCTCTCATCACCAAAGCAGGGTTAAAAACTCCACTGACCATATCCAATGTGGTATTTGGAATCGGGCCTCGGATCAATGCCGCTGGCCGTATCAGTCATGCTGATGCTGCTCTCGATCTTCTCACACAAAACTCCCTCGAGGCGGCCAAGGTTTTTGCTGAAAAACTCAATCTAGAAAACGAAGAAAGAAAGTCTTACGATGAATCCATAACAAAGGAGGCGCTGGATCTCATCGCTAAAGGGGACCCAAACAACAATACAACAGTACTATTCAAAAAAGACTGGCACAAAGGCATCATCGGTATCGTCGCTTCCCGCTGTATCGAGCATTACTATCGTCCCACTATCATCCTCACTGAATCTAATAACCTGATCACTGGATCTGCTAGATCGATCGAAGGCTTCAATGTCTATGCAGCCATCGAAGCATGTAGCGAACATCTGGAACAATTTGGTGGACACAAATATGCTGCTGGCCTCACCATGAAGAAATCTCAATTGAAAAAATTCAAAGAAACGTTTGAGCAAAAAGTAAGTGAAGTAATCAAGCCTGAAGACAAAATCGAAAAAGTCCTCATTGACATGGAGCTATCGTTAGATGAGATTTCACCAAAATTCAATAGTATCTTGAAACAGATGGGGCCATTTGGACCAGGGAATATGCAGCCAGTATTTGTCAGCCGAGGAGTAACACTACATACAGCACCTCGAGTCCTCAAGGAAAAACATCTCAAATTGGCGATCAAACAAAACGGGAGTATGGTCTTTGATGCTATTGGTTTTGGCATGAGCTCCTACGAAGAGCTAGTTAGTGCCCCCTTTGATATCATCTATACTATCGAAGAGAATCACTTCAGAGGGGAGACGACCTTGCAACTAATGATCAAAGACCTTAGAGTTTGTGAGAAGACAAACCTCAATTGA